Part of the Deltaproteobacteria bacterium genome is shown below.
GGCTGGCCGCGGGCAAAGCGCCGATTTGTTTTTTGTGCCGTCTGCGCCGCGCCCAAGAGCAAGGGCTGCCGGTGGAGGAAGCCAGCGTCTATCATTTCAAAGAAACGCCCGGTATCGGCGCCAACAACGGCGCCATCGGTTTGATGAACAACGCGCCCCACGGCAACGCGGCCAAGGTGTTTATCAATTGGTATTTGTCGCGCGAAGGGCAGATCGCCTTTCGCCAGGCGAATAACACGATCGAAGACGAAATCACCACCTCGATGCGCGAAGACCTGCCGCTGGAATATGTCCCCGAAGCGGCGCGGCGCAAGAAAGACGTCAATTATTTCGAAATTATCCGCGCCGACTGGATGGAGTGGAAACCGGTGGGCGAATTGATCAACGCAGCGCGGCAGAAGTCGGGAAAGTGACGGTAGTCGTCTTCGGCTACCGTCATCCTGAGCAACGCGAAGGATCACTCGATTTTCGATTGCGGGAGGATGGCGGTTGAAAGTGTTGAGTTCTTCACAGTGCCGATCCAATTTCCGTTCCGGCAATCCAAAATCTAAAATCTAAAATTCACAAGAGGGTTTCGACATGGCATCGACTGACAAACCGACCATCGAACGCATCGACCACGGTGTGCTGCCGAGCAACGATCTTGGCCGGGCGCATCGGTTTTACTCGACCTTCATGGGTGGCGAGCTCGATCATCTGACCAACTTGAATCTGCGCGGGCTCAATCGCGAGGTGCCGCAGATTCTTTTTTACACCTTGGCGAATCACAAAGGTTGGGGCTTGGCGCTGCAAGATTTTCCCATCGCCGCTAATCCGCAACGGATGCTCGAAGGCGTGGTTTATGGTTTCGAAGTAGCGGCGGACGATTTGGGCGCCGTCATCGCTGCCGCGGAAGAGCGCAAGCTCAATTGCCATGGGCCGGTGAAATATCCCGAGCCGTCGCCGATCAAAGAATCTTTTTTCGTGCTCGATCCCGACGGCAATACTTTCGAACTCTCTCTGCGCCGCGATCCGGTAAATACTGCGCCCCAGGGAAAGCTGGTGCCGCTGCGGCGCATCAGTCATGTGCGCGTGGAAGTGACTGACTTGGATCAGGGCGCGGCTTGGTATCGCGATACTTTTGGCTTGATCGAGGCCGATGAGGTGCCGGGCTTCGAGCAGATGACGCTGACGGTGCCGAACAGCGGCCAATTGGTGATCCTGCACCGCGTCAATCAAGTGGCCGAGCGCAGCACTCGGGCGGTGAAGGGGCCGCACATCGATTTTCGCATCGCGCCGGAGCTTTATCCGCCGATCTTGGAAAAGTTCAACCGCAAAGAATATTACTGGGGCCCCGATCCGACGAAAATCCCCTGGCATGAGCAAGGCGGCCACACGGTGTACGGCTACGATCCGTTTGGCAACCGGATTCAGATCGGGCATAGATTTGAAGGGCGGCGCTAGGACAATTGCAGATTCCAAATTCCAAATTCCAGATTCCAGATTTAAATCTGAGCCCATTTGGAATATGGAATCTGTAATTTGGAATTTGAAATTCCGAACGAAGTGAGGACAAAATGATTCCACAACTTTCTATTCAAGAGCGTGACCGGCGTTACACCAACGTGCGCGCGGAGATGGCCAAGCGCGGCATCGATGTGTTGCTCTTGCCGGCCAATACCGGGCGCTGGGAGCAGTTGCAGGGCGACTCACGTTATCTGACCAACATTGGCGGTTTCGCCACCGAGATGTTCACAGTGTTTCCAGCGCAGGGAGATGTCACGTCGTTTGTCTTCAACCGCGCCAGTTGGTGGCAGAAGGCGCAGAACTGGGTCGCCGACGTGCGCGATGGGCGCAACCGCTGGAGTCAGAACGCCATCGAGCGCATCAAGGAATTAAAACTCGAGAAAGGCACCATTGGCATTTCCGGTCTCGCCGGTTTGGTGCGCGCGCCGGAGGGGATCATTCCCTATACTTCGGTGAAGAACATTCAAGAAGCGTTTCCCCAAGCCAAGATCGTCAACGCTACCGAGATGATGCAGGAGAGTCGTGCGATTAAGAGCGCCGAGGAAGTTTCGATGTTGGAACACTCCGCGGCGATCATCGAGAAAGCCATCGATGCGATGAAGCAAACCGCCAAGCCGGGGGTGAGCGAAAAAGAAGTCTACGCGACCATGCTGCATGCCATGCTGTCCAACGGCGGCGAGTTGCCGACATTATTTTTTTTGAGTGCCGGCCCCAATCTGTACAATAGCTCTTTTGTCCCCACCGACTACGTGATTCAGAACGGCGACAATCTGGTCGGCGAGATCGAAGCCAAATACGGTGGCTACGCGGCGCAAGCGGTGAGCCCTGCGGTGGTCGGTAAACCCAATCCGGCTTATCAAGCCATGGTCGAGATTTCGCGCCGCTGTTTCGACGC
Proteins encoded:
- a CDS encoding VOC family protein; this translates as MASTDKPTIERIDHGVLPSNDLGRAHRFYSTFMGGELDHLTNLNLRGLNREVPQILFYTLANHKGWGLALQDFPIAANPQRMLEGVVYGFEVAADDLGAVIAAAEERKLNCHGPVKYPEPSPIKESFFVLDPDGNTFELSLRRDPVNTAPQGKLVPLRRISHVRVEVTDLDQGAAWYRDTFGLIEADEVPGFEQMTLTVPNSGQLVILHRVNQVAERSTRAVKGPHIDFRIAPELYPPILEKFNRKEYYWGPDPTKIPWHEQGGHTVYGYDPFGNRIQIGHRFEGRR
- a CDS encoding aminopeptidase P family protein, whose protein sequence is MIPQLSIQERDRRYTNVRAEMAKRGIDVLLLPANTGRWEQLQGDSRYLTNIGGFATEMFTVFPAQGDVTSFVFNRASWWQKAQNWVADVRDGRNRWSQNAIERIKELKLEKGTIGISGLAGLVRAPEGIIPYTSVKNIQEAFPQAKIVNATEMMQESRAIKSAEEVSMLEHSAAIIEKAIDAMKQTAKPGVSEKEVYATMLHAMLSNGGELPTLFFLSAGPNLYNSSFVPTDYVIQNGDNLVGEIEAKYGGYAAQAVSPAVVGKPNPAYQAMVEISRRCFDAILAAMKPGVTFGTLFDIYTKTVEGAGAYSWNHPMMHARGLGDDGPALMGDKDIERFAKIELRAGMTFILKPQVRPTEGKGRASVGDTVTVTENGARRLGKRDMKLVVIDC